In Bacillus toyonensis BCT-7112, a single window of DNA contains:
- a CDS encoding GNAT family N-acetyltransferase, with amino-acid sequence MRNVTKASNDDLDSILHIDIDVIGDDSRRNYIKHAIDEEKCIIVKEDNSILGFLTYDTNFFSYTFLSLIIVSPTKRRQGHASSLISYMLSNSPTQKIFSSTNESNANMQKVFKANGFMRSGIIENLDEGDPEIIFYIKKLRA; translated from the coding sequence TTGAGAAACGTTACAAAAGCTTCAAACGACGATTTAGATTCAATCTTACATATAGATATTGATGTAATCGGAGACGATAGTAGACGAAATTATATTAAACACGCTATTGATGAGGAGAAATGCATCATTGTAAAAGAAGACAATTCTATTTTAGGTTTTCTGACGTATGATACGAACTTCTTTAGCTACACGTTCCTCTCATTAATCATTGTTTCGCCAACAAAAAGAAGACAAGGCCATGCAAGCTCATTAATCTCCTATATGTTAAGTAATTCTCCTACGCAAAAAATTTTTTCTTCAACGAACGAATCGAATGCAAATATGCAAAAAGTTTTTAAAGCGAATGGATTTATGCGTAGTGGAATAATTGAAAACTTAGATGAAGGTGATCCAGAAATTATTTTCTATATAAAAAAGCTCAGAGCATAA
- the leuS gene encoding leucine--tRNA ligase, with the protein MSFNHQEIEKKWQGYWEENKTFRTPDETEKPKFYALDMFPYPSGAGLHVGHPEGYTATDILSRMKRMQGYNVLHPMGWDAFGLPAEQYALDTGNSPAEFTELNINTFRNQIKALGFSYDWDREVNTTDPNYYKWTQWIFLKLFEKGLAYVDEVPVNWCPALGTVLANEEIIDGKSERGGHPVERRPMRQWMLKITAYGDRLLEDLDELDWPESLKDMQRNWIGRSEGAEVHFNIDGTDEKFTVFTTRPDTLFGASYCVLAPEHALVADITTAEQKEAVEAYINSVKMKSDLERTELAKEKTGVFTGAYAVNPVNGEKLPIWIADYVLATYGTGAVMAVPAHDERDYEFASTFNLPMKEVVKGGDITKEAYTGDGAHVNSAFLDGLNKEEAIAKMIEWLEVTSAGNQKVTYRLRDWLFSRQRYWGEPIPVIHWEDGTMTAVKEEELPLVLPKTENIRPSGTGESPLANIDEWVNVVDPETGKKGRRETNTMPQWAGSCWYYLRYMDPNNNEALVDPEKVKQWLPVDIYIGGAEHAVLHLLYARFWHKVLYDIGVVPTKEPFQQLFNQGMILGENNEKMSKSKGNVVNPDDIVASHGADTLRLYEMFMGPLDASIAWSENGLDGARRFLDRVWRLFVQDNGELSEKITDAPNKELEKAYHQTVKKVTEDYAELRFNTAISQMMVFINDAYKANTLPKEYVEGFVKMIAPVAPHIGEELWSKLGYNETITYASWPTFDESKLVEDEVEIVVQIMGKVRAKLTMSKDASKEEMEQLALEAIKEQIEGKTVRKVIVVPGKLVNVVAN; encoded by the coding sequence ATGAGCTTTAATCATCAAGAAATTGAGAAGAAGTGGCAAGGATATTGGGAAGAGAATAAAACATTCCGTACGCCAGATGAGACAGAAAAACCAAAATTTTATGCACTAGATATGTTTCCATATCCATCAGGTGCAGGCTTACACGTAGGACATCCAGAAGGTTATACAGCGACAGATATTTTATCTCGTATGAAGCGTATGCAAGGATATAACGTTCTTCATCCAATGGGATGGGATGCATTCGGTCTTCCAGCAGAGCAATATGCACTTGATACTGGAAATAGCCCGGCAGAATTTACAGAGCTTAATATTAATACGTTCCGTAATCAAATTAAAGCATTAGGCTTCTCTTATGATTGGGATCGTGAAGTAAATACAACGGATCCAAACTACTACAAGTGGACACAATGGATCTTCTTAAAACTATTTGAAAAAGGCTTAGCTTACGTTGATGAAGTACCTGTAAACTGGTGTCCAGCGCTTGGTACAGTACTTGCAAACGAAGAAATCATTGATGGTAAGAGTGAGCGCGGTGGGCATCCGGTTGAGCGTCGTCCGATGAGACAGTGGATGTTAAAAATTACAGCTTACGGAGATCGTCTATTAGAAGATCTAGATGAGCTTGATTGGCCAGAAAGCTTAAAAGATATGCAACGTAACTGGATTGGTCGTTCTGAAGGTGCAGAAGTACACTTTAACATCGACGGTACAGATGAAAAATTCACAGTTTTCACAACGCGTCCTGATACACTATTCGGTGCAAGCTACTGTGTACTTGCTCCAGAGCATGCACTTGTTGCTGACATTACAACTGCTGAGCAAAAAGAAGCTGTAGAAGCTTACATTAATTCTGTAAAAATGAAGAGTGATTTAGAGCGTACAGAACTTGCGAAAGAGAAAACTGGTGTATTCACTGGTGCTTACGCAGTTAACCCAGTAAACGGTGAGAAATTACCAATCTGGATTGCTGATTACGTTCTTGCAACTTACGGAACAGGTGCTGTAATGGCGGTTCCAGCTCACGATGAGCGTGACTATGAATTCGCATCAACGTTCAATCTTCCAATGAAGGAAGTTGTAAAAGGCGGAGACATTACGAAAGAAGCATACACAGGTGATGGTGCACACGTAAACTCAGCATTCCTTGATGGTTTAAATAAAGAAGAAGCAATCGCAAAAATGATTGAATGGCTTGAAGTGACGAGCGCAGGAAATCAAAAAGTAACGTACCGTCTACGTGACTGGTTATTTAGCCGTCAACGTTACTGGGGTGAGCCAATTCCAGTAATCCACTGGGAAGATGGCACAATGACAGCTGTGAAAGAAGAAGAATTACCATTAGTTCTTCCGAAAACAGAAAACATCCGTCCTTCAGGTACAGGTGAATCACCACTTGCTAACATTGACGAGTGGGTAAATGTTGTTGATCCTGAAACTGGTAAAAAAGGTCGTCGTGAAACGAACACAATGCCACAATGGGCTGGTAGCTGTTGGTACTACTTACGCTACATGGATCCAAATAATAACGAAGCACTTGTAGATCCTGAAAAAGTAAAACAATGGCTTCCAGTTGATATTTATATCGGCGGTGCAGAGCACGCTGTACTTCACTTACTATATGCTCGTTTCTGGCATAAAGTATTATATGATATCGGTGTAGTTCCAACGAAAGAGCCGTTCCAACAATTATTCAACCAAGGTATGATTCTAGGTGAAAACAACGAGAAAATGAGTAAATCAAAAGGTAACGTTGTAAACCCTGATGATATCGTAGCGAGCCATGGTGCAGATACACTTCGTCTATACGAAATGTTCATGGGACCATTAGATGCTTCAATCGCTTGGTCTGAAAATGGTCTTGACGGAGCTCGTCGTTTCCTAGACCGCGTATGGCGCCTATTCGTTCAAGATAACGGTGAATTAAGTGAGAAAATTACTGATGCACCAAATAAAGAGCTTGAAAAAGCTTACCATCAAACAGTGAAGAAAGTAACAGAAGACTATGCAGAGCTTCGCTTCAACACAGCGATTTCTCAAATGATGGTATTCATCAACGATGCATACAAAGCTAATACACTTCCGAAAGAATATGTAGAAGGTTTCGTAAAAATGATTGCACCAGTTGCACCTCATATCGGGGAAGAACTTTGGAGCAAGCTTGGTTACAATGAAACAATCACATATGCAAGCTGGCCAACATTTGATGAGTCTAAACTTGTAGAAGATGAAGTTGAAATCGTTGTTCAAATTATGGGCAAAGTTCGCGCAAAATTAACAATGAGTAAAGACGCATCAAAAGAAGAAATGGAACAACTTGCACTTGAAGCAATTAAAGAACAAATCGAAGGAAAAACAGTTCGTAAAGTAATTGTCGTTCCTGGCAAACTTGTTAACGTTGTTGCAAACTAA